The sequence GGCTCGTCGGCGCGTTCGTCGCGGGCGCGCTGGCCGGCTGGCGCCGGCGCACGGGCGGGCTGGTGCTCGGCGTCGTCGGCGGGGCGGTGGCGATCGCCCTGGGGTCGCTCGCCTACTACGGCATCTCGATCTGGTGGGAGCACGTGCCGGACCCGCGGCGCGCCGCCAAGCTCGGCGTCGGCTGGGCCGCGGCGGGCGTGGTGATCGGCGGCGCGCTCGGCCTGGTCGGCGCGCTGTGGACGACGGCGGCCGGCGGTCGCGCGCGCGACCTGCTGCGCGGGGCCGGGCTCGGCACGCTCGGCGGGCTGCTCATGGGCGAGTCGATCGCCCTGCTCTGGGTGTGGGACCAGGAGCCGCTGCGGGCGATGGCCGCGCTCGAGGGCCTGGCCGGCGCCGCGGTCGTGGCGGTCGGCGCGCTCGGCCGGTCCTGGCGGTTCATCCTGGCCGCGGTCGCGCTCGCCGCGATCACCGCGTCCGTGGCGCCCGTCGCGACGACGATGGTCCGCGACGCCCTGCGGACGATCGGCTGGGCGGGGGCGTAGCGCCGCGGAGCGCGGCCGCCCCGCCGTGGCCGGCGCCGCACGCCGGGACGGCCCGCCCGCGCCGGCTCAGCCGGCGGCGCTCAGCAGCAGGTCGGTGAGGATCCGCGGGTCGCGGCGGGTGCGCGCGGCGTCGGCGTCGGCGCGGTCGCGCTTGGCCAGCCGCACCTCCTCCGGGTCCTCCAGCCGCCGCAGCCGCCCCGCGGCGATGAGCGCGTCGTCGACCGCCCCGGGCTTGCCGTCGAACGTCGTGAAGACCGGGGTGCCCAGCGCGACGGCCTCGCGGTTCATCGTCCCGCCCGCGCTGACCACCAGGTCGGCGAGCGCCACGAGCGACGGGCCGTCGATCGGCCGCTCGGGGATGACGAAGCCGCCCGCGTCGCGCAGCTCGGCCCGCTGCGCGTCCGTGCGCGGCAGCACGACGACCTGCCCCTGCGCGCGCAGGCGGTCGAGCACGACGGCGAAGCGGTCGTTGTGGAAGCGGTGGTAGAGCGAGACCTCGGGCGGCGTGCGCACCACGGCGATCGGCGCGGACGGATCCAGGCCCAGCTCGTCCAGCACGGACGCGTCGGGCTCCAGGTCGGCCAGGTAGTACTCCTCCTTCAGCCCCGCGTAGGCGCGGATCTTGCCCGTCGCCCCGTAGGGGGCCAGCCGCGCGGGCGGGATGACGTCGGGCACCACCACCGCGCGCGCCAGGCGGCAGTTGATCTGGTGCTGGACCGTCGCCCACTCGTAGTCGAACGCCGTGGCGGACGGGACGCCCAGCAGCGCGGCGGCGACCGTGACGTCGTTGCTGCCGTGGCCGAGGGCCACGTCGAACGGCCGCGACCCGTCCGGGTGCCCGCCCACGCGGCGCGCCCACCGCAGCAGCGCCGTCGTGCGCGACGCCAGGCCGCGGGCCTTGTCGGGCAGCCGCTCGCCGCGGTGGTGCCCGATCGCGGTGTGCGCGATGCCCAGGCGGTCGCACAGGCCCAGGGTCTGCGCGAAGTCGCGCGCGGTGACGTCGACCTCGTGCCCCCGCGCGCGCAGGTCCTCGATCACCGGCCGCAGGACGAGGACGTGCGGGCTGTTGGTCAGGTCGATCCAGACGCGCATGGCTCGGGGGGATCGTGGCAGGTGGCCGCGGCGCCCCGCCCGTCCGGCCCCTCCGGGGCTCAGGCCAGGACCGCGCCGACCGCCGCGACGACCTCGGCCACCTGCTCCTCGGTGATCGTCGCGCTGACGGGGATCGCGGCGTGCGTGCGGGCCAGCTCGTCCGTCGCCGGCAGGTCGACCCCGCCGCCGGGCAGGAAGCGCGCCATCGGCGGCTGGCGGTGGACCGGCGTGCGGTAGTAGCCCCGCGCGCCGATGCCGCGCGCGTTCAGGCCCGCCACCAGCTCGTCCGCGCGCGGGGAGCGGACCACGTACAGGTGCCAGGCGGGCGTGGCGTTCGGCGCGGCCACGGGCGGCGCGACCAGCTCGTCCAGCCCGGCGCGGTGGTAGCGGACGTGCGTGGCGGCGCGGTGGGCCGCCCAGTCGTCCACGTGCGGCAGCAGCACGCGCAGGACCGCGGCCTGCAGCTCGTCGAGGCGGCTGTTGTAGCCGATGTCGACGTAGTCGACCTTGTCGGCGGATCCGTGGAAGCGCAGCGTGCGGACCCGCTCGGCGATCGCGTCGTCCTGCGTCGTGATCGCCCCGCCGTCGCCGAACGCGCCCAGGTTCTTCGAGGGGTAGAAGGAGAACGTCGCGACGTCGCCGAGCGCCCCGGGGCGAGCGATCGGGTGCGTCGGGTCGCCGTCGGCGGTCAGGGTCGAGCCCGCGGCCTGCGCGGCGTCCTCGAGCACCGGCAGCCCGGTCTCGCGGCGGATCTCCGCCACCGGCGCGACGTTGCCGAACAGGTGCACCGCGATGACGGCCTTCGTGCGCGGCGTCAGCGCGGCCTTCACCGTCTCCGGCGTCACGCACATCGTCTCGGGGTCGACGTCGCAGAAGACCGGCGTCGCGCCCGTGGGCGGGATCGCCTCGGCGCTCGCCCAGAAGGTGAACGACGGGACGACGACCTCGTCGCCGGGGCCGACGCCCAGGGCACGCAGGGCGATCGTGATCGCCTCGGTGCCGTTGGCGACGCCGACGGCGTGACGGGCGCCGAGCCACGCCGCGAACTCCTCCTCGAACGCCGTCACCTCGGGCCCGAGCACGAACGCGCCGCCGTCGGCGACGCGCAGGAGCGCCTCGTGCAGCTGCGGCCGCAGGGGGGCGAGCGCGGTGGCGGGGTCGAAGAGCGGGACGGCCATGCCGCAGAGGGTATGCCTCGCGGCGCCCGGGAACCGTGCGCCCGGCGACACGTCGAGCCCGCGGCCGCGCCCCGGCTCGCCGGGCGGCGCGCGGCCGGCGCACCGCCGCGGACGGACGACGGAGAACGCCGTGCACGGCCGCCGCGGGCCGCCGCCCGGGGGCGTACCCTGCCGTGCCGTGTCCGCGCCCGACCGCATCAGTCCCCGCCGCGGGCTCGCCGCCGCGCTGCTCGCCGGCGCGCTGCACGGGCCGGCCGAGGCGCTGCCCGTCTCCTCCTCCGCCCACGTCGCCTTCGTCGCCCGCCTGGCCGCGGGCCGCCGCGGACGCCGGCCGGCCGATCCCGAGCTGGCGAAGAGCGTCGAGGTCGGCGCGCACGCGGGGACGCTCGCGGGCCTGGCGGTGGGGCTGCGGCGCGAGGGCGGCCTGGTGGTGCGCACCGCCCTGCGCGAGCCGCGACTCGCCGCTCGCGCCGCGCTGCGGATCGGCGTCGCGTCGCTGCCCGCGGTGCTCGGCGCGCTGACGTGCGAGCGGCTGATCGAGGGCCACCTGGGCGGCGACCGCGCGATCGCGGCGGGCCTGGCCGCCGGGTCGGTGGCGATGACGCTGGCGGACGCGCGCCCCGCCGACGGCCGCGACTGGACGGACGCGACGCTGCTCGACGCGCTGGCGATCGGGACCGCGCAGTCCATGGCGCTGTGGCCGGGCGTGTCGCGCAGCGGCGCCGTCCTCACGGCCGCGCGCGCCCGCGGGTTCTCTCGCGCCGCGTCGGGCCGGATCTCGGCCGCGCTCGCCGTCCCCGTCGTCGGCGGCGCGACGCTGCTCAAGCTCGTCCGTCTGTCCGCCCGGCTGCGCGCGGGGACGCTCGACCGCGGGCAGGTCACGGTGCTGACGGCGGTGACCGCGACGGCCGCCGCGTCGGGCGTCCTGGCGGCCCCGACGGCGCGTCGCACGCTCGACGGCGTGCCGCTGGCCCCCTTCGCGGCGTACCGGGTGGCGCTCGCGGGCGCGCTCGCGGCGGCGGATCGCCGGTGGCGCCGCTGACCCGGCCGCCCGCCGTCTGCGACGATTCCCCGCGATGAGCGACGCCTACGCAGCCTCCGGGGTCGACACCACGCAGTCCGACGCGGGCGTCGGCGCGCTGGTCTCGGTGCTGAAGACGATCTCCACCGGCAAGCCCTCCACCTCGGTGCTCGGGTCCGGGCACTACGCGAGCGTGCTGCGCGTGGCCCCGAACCTCGGCGTCGCGATCGCGACCGACGGCGTGGGCTCCAAGCTCATCGTCGCCGAGGAGACCGGACGGCTCGACACCGTCGGCATCGACTGCATCGCGATGAACGTCAACGACCTCGTGTGCGTGGGCGCCGAGCCGATCGCGATGCTCGACTACCTGGCCGTGCAGGAGCCCGACGGCGAGCGCCTGGCGGCCATCGCGCGCGGCCTGAAGGCCGGCGCCGAGGACGCGGGCATCGAGATCCCGGGCGGCGAGCTCGCGGTGCTGCCCGAGCTGCTCAAGGGCCACCCCGACCCGCTCGGCTTCGACCTGTGCGGCACCGCCATCGGCACCGTCGCCCTGGACGAGATGGTCACCGGCGAGCGCATCCAGCCGGGCGACGCGATGATCGGCCTGCCCTCGAGCGGCATCCACTCCAACGGCTACACCCTCGCCCGCAAGGCGCTGCAGCAGGACGGCGGCCTGGCGCTGGACGATCGCCCCGAGGAGCTCGGCGGCGCGTCCGTCGCCGACGCGCTGCTCGAGCCGACGGTCATCTACGTCCGCGCCATCGTCGAGCTGCTGCAGAGCGGCATCGCCGTGCGCGGCCTGAGCCACATCACCGGCGGCGGCCTGCTGAACCTCGTGCGGCTCGGGCCCGACCGCCTCGGCTTCGACGTCACCGACCCGCTCCCGGTGCCCCCGATCTTCGGCCTGATCCAGCGGCTCGGCCAGGTCTCCGAGGCCGAGATGTGGGAGGTCTTCAACATGGGCTGCGGCTTCGTCGCGATCGTCCCCGAGGACCAGGTCGACGCCGCCTGCACCCTGCTGGACAAGCGCCACCACGGCACCCGCCGCATCGGCACGGTGTCGGACCGCCCGGGCGTCTGCACCGCGCCGGGCGGCGTCGAGCTGCGGTAGGGGCGGCCTACCCGACCCCGTCGACCGCGACGACGCGGCCGCCGCGGACGACGACGTTCGCCCGCTCGGGGCGCAGGTCGTCCGTGCGCGCCAAGCCCTCTCCGTCGCGTTCGACGACCCGTACCGCGCAGCCCCGCACGGCCGCGAGCGCCTGGGCGTCGCGGAGGGGCCGCCCCACGAGCGTGCGGGCGTCGAAGTCGCGGGGCGCGCGGGCGGGGCCGGCGACCGCCCGGCAGGCGGGCGCGTCCGGGGCGCGCGGCACCTCGCCGGCGCCGGGGGCGCGGGTCGGCGCGGTGGAGCGGGCCGTGGTGCTGCGGCCCGCGTCGCCGCCGCTCCCGTCCCCGCACCCGACCAGGCCGATCACGGCCGCGACCGCGACGGCTCCGCACAGCACGCGCATGGGAACAGCCTGCCGTACGTGCGTGCGCGGCGCCGACGGGAGCGCAGGAGGACACATCTCGCACACCCGTCCGCCCGGACGGCCCCGACCGACAGTTTGGTCACGCGCCGCCGATCGGCGGGGGCACGGGTCGGCGCGCGCCGGCCGCCGTCCCTATCCGAAGGCTTTCTCGTGCGTCACCCCCGGCGGTTCTTCCGCTCCTCCCTGCTCACCGCCGGCACCCTGCTGGCCGGCACCGCCCTGGTCCTGCCGGCCGGCGCGTCGGCGGCCAACACGCGGGCGTTCCCGGCGACGTTCGCGCCCGGTGTCAGCGCCAGCCTGCCCAACCCCAACGGCGACTCCGTGCACCTGCTCCACGGGGTGCCGGCGGCCGGCGCCGAAGGCGTCGTGCGGGTGGACATCGACAACGGCCTGCGCTTCGCCGAGCTGGTCCCGGACGACGGCAGCCTCGCCGCGCGGGCGGTCGTCTCCGCCGGCGATGTCGCCGCCCTGCCGTACGTGGGTGCCGGCCGGCTCAACCCGGACGCCGGCACGGCCACCGTCGCGGTGGTCCGGCGGCCGAACGGCGCCTGGCAGCTCGTCGCCTACGGCGCGAACGGCGAGGACGGCGCCGACGGCGCCGACGCCCTCACCAGCATCCTGCTGCCGGCCGCGCAGCCGACCGGCCTGACGGTCGGCCGCTTCGGGACGGGCCCCGAGGACCTGGTGGCCATCTCGTTCGAGACGGGTGAGACGCGCCTGTACGGCTACGCCGCCGGTGCCCTCGTCCCGCGCGGCACGTACGACGGGATCCGCGGGCCGCTCGCTTCGTGGGGCTTCGACGGCACGACGCGCCTGGGCATCGGCGGCGTCGACGGCAACGGCGACCCCTTCACGGCCGTTCCGACGTCGGACACCACCTTCGAGAAGCTCCCGACACCGAGCGGCACCGACCTGGCGAAGATGCAGGACTACGGGTCCCAGGACGTGGGCCCGGACGGCAAGCGCTGGTCGGTCACCCCGAACGGGATCGGCATGTCGTACCTGCACGGGTTCCGCCACGGCCTGATCAGCGAGGACCTGTACGAGTCGGTCGTCTCCCTGAACCGCGCGTTCGTCGCCCGCTTCGGCCGCCTCGGCAACGACGGGGTCCTGCGCGACACGCCGGGCGCCATCGGCACCGACGGCGCCCGCGTGGTCGCGCCGGACGCGTTCCACGACGACTTCGTCTTCGGCGTCGGCGGCCAGGACGGCACGATCGCCGACGTCGACGGCGACGGCCGCGACGACCTCGTCGTCGTGCGTTCCGACGCCACGATGGGCACGTCGGACGTCATCGTCTTCCGCAACACGACGGGCGACGCCGAGACGGCCGCCACCGTGGAGGCCAAGCAGTTCTCGCCGGCCCTGACGACGTACGCCCCCAATCCCAAGGCCAGCCTGGCCCAGTCCGGCACGATGACCTGGACGGCCCCCGACCGTGGCCTGCCCGACCAGGCCGAGTACCGCTGCGCCATCGACGGCGGCAGCACGCCCACGCTCCAGGCCTGCGACGGCACGTTCCAGCTGAAGGACCTGACCCCCGGCTGGCACACGTTCCACGTGCAGCGCCGCGAGTCCGGCTTCTCGTTCTGGGCGCCGGTCACCGAGCGCCATTTCCTCGTCCCCGCCGCGGCACCGACGTTCGTCAGCCCGCCGCCGGCGTTCGGCAAGGCCCCGACGGCGACGATCGAGCCCCGCCCGGGCAGCCGCCTGGAGTGCCGCGACGAGTCCGGTCTGCTCGACCCGGCGTCCACCACGGACGGCTGGACCGCGTGCGCCAGCCCCTACGGCGCCGACCTGACGGACGGCCCCCACGTGATCGCCTTCCGCTGGGTCGACGGCGACGACATCCCGTCCGAGGTGCTGCGGTGGAACGTCACGGTCGACCGCACCGCGCCGGACAAGCCCGTCGTCTACGGCCGCCCGATCCCGTCGACGCTCACCTCGACCTCGATCGGCTTCTCGATCGAGCAGGGCGCGACGGCCGAGTGCCGGATCGGCGACGCGAAGGAGTTCACCGCCTGCGCCCCGGGCAGCCTGCAGCTGCAGGGCCTGAAGCAGGGCACGACCCGGGTCGAGATCCGGCAGGTCGACGCCGCCGGCAACACGAGCGAGCCCGCCGTCGTGGACGTGGTCGTCGCGGCGCCGGCCGCGCCCATCGTCGAGGGGGGCCCGCTCGCGGCCGGCACCGCGGCGAGCTTCGTCGTGGCGCCCGTCTCCGACGAGACGGTCGCGGGCCCGAGCGGCGTCCTCGAGTGCGCCTTCGACGGCGGCCCGTGGGGCGTGTGCGGCGACCAGAACCGCTACAGCGGCCTGGGGCCGGGCGAGCACGTCTTCCGCGCCCGCCAGACGGTCGACGGCACGAACTCGAGCCCCGTCGTCGAGCGCCGCTGGACGGTCGCCGGCCCGGCGCCCGCGACCCCGGCGCCGACGCCCGCCCCCGCGGCCCCGCCGGCCACGCCGACGCCCGCCCCCGCGGCTCCCGCCGCGGCACCGGACGCGCCCGCGCCCGTCGTGCTGAAGACCCCGAAGGCCCCGGTCCCGGCGAAGGCCGCGACGGTCACCGGCCGCGCGCTGAGCGTCGGCTGCGCCGTCCCCGGCGCGACGGACTACCGCTGCGTGGTCACGGTGACGAAGGGCGGCAAGCGGCTCGGCCGCGCGGTCCGCACCGGTGACGGCGAGGTCCAGGTCAAGCTCACCCGCGAGGGCGCCCGCAAGGTCCAGCGCCTCGGCGGCCTGACCGTCAAGGTCAAGGTGCGCGCGACCGCCGGCGACCAGGCCACCACGACGACGAAGACCGTCCGCATCCTGCCGACGAAGGTCCTCGTCGTCCCGACCGACGGCCTCTTCGCCTTCGACAGCGCCAAGCCCACCGAGTCCGGCCGCCGCCTGGCGCGCACGATCGCCTCGCAGCTGCACGGCGCCCGCGAGCTGACGATCGTCGGCCACACGGACGCCCTGGGCCGCGACGACGTCAACCGTCGCCTGGGCCTG comes from Patulibacter sp. SYSU D01012 and encodes:
- the purM gene encoding phosphoribosylformylglycinamidine cyclo-ligase translates to MSDAYAASGVDTTQSDAGVGALVSVLKTISTGKPSTSVLGSGHYASVLRVAPNLGVAIATDGVGSKLIVAEETGRLDTVGIDCIAMNVNDLVCVGAEPIAMLDYLAVQEPDGERLAAIARGLKAGAEDAGIEIPGGELAVLPELLKGHPDPLGFDLCGTAIGTVALDEMVTGERIQPGDAMIGLPSSGIHSNGYTLARKALQQDGGLALDDRPEELGGASVADALLEPTVIYVRAIVELLQSGIAVRGLSHITGGGLLNLVRLGPDRLGFDVTDPLPVPPIFGLIQRLGQVSEAEMWEVFNMGCGFVAIVPEDQVDAACTLLDKRHHGTRRIGTVSDRPGVCTAPGGVELR
- a CDS encoding DUF6518 family protein — translated: MASAPRTPASPRAPRSPRPARPARPAVAAPRRRPVPLLLVLVAFVAIGALLGWMGREANNGAFRGSWEFSRLGGPWLVGAFVAGALAGWRRRTGGLVLGVVGGAVAIALGSLAYYGISIWWEHVPDPRRAAKLGVGWAAAGVVIGGALGLVGALWTTAAGGRARDLLRGAGLGTLGGLLMGESIALLWVWDQEPLRAMAALEGLAGAAVVAVGALGRSWRFILAAVALAAITASVAPVATTMVRDALRTIGWAGA
- a CDS encoding OmpA family protein, with amino-acid sequence MRHPRRFFRSSLLTAGTLLAGTALVLPAGASAANTRAFPATFAPGVSASLPNPNGDSVHLLHGVPAAGAEGVVRVDIDNGLRFAELVPDDGSLAARAVVSAGDVAALPYVGAGRLNPDAGTATVAVVRRPNGAWQLVAYGANGEDGADGADALTSILLPAAQPTGLTVGRFGTGPEDLVAISFETGETRLYGYAAGALVPRGTYDGIRGPLASWGFDGTTRLGIGGVDGNGDPFTAVPTSDTTFEKLPTPSGTDLAKMQDYGSQDVGPDGKRWSVTPNGIGMSYLHGFRHGLISEDLYESVVSLNRAFVARFGRLGNDGVLRDTPGAIGTDGARVVAPDAFHDDFVFGVGGQDGTIADVDGDGRDDLVVVRSDATMGTSDVIVFRNTTGDAETAATVEAKQFSPALTTYAPNPKASLAQSGTMTWTAPDRGLPDQAEYRCAIDGGSTPTLQACDGTFQLKDLTPGWHTFHVQRRESGFSFWAPVTERHFLVPAAAPTFVSPPPAFGKAPTATIEPRPGSRLECRDESGLLDPASTTDGWTACASPYGADLTDGPHVIAFRWVDGDDIPSEVLRWNVTVDRTAPDKPVVYGRPIPSTLTSTSIGFSIEQGATAECRIGDAKEFTACAPGSLQLQGLKQGTTRVEIRQVDAAGNTSEPAVVDVVVAAPAAPIVEGGPLAAGTAASFVVAPVSDETVAGPSGVLECAFDGGPWGVCGDQNRYSGLGPGEHVFRARQTVDGTNSSPVVERRWTVAGPAPATPAPTPAPAAPPATPTPAPAAPAAAPDAPAPVVLKTPKAPVPAKAATVTGRALSVGCAVPGATDYRCVVTVTKGGKRLGRAVRTGDGEVQVKLTREGARKVQRLGGLTVKVKVRATAGDQATTTTKTVRILPTKVLVVPTDGLFAFDSAKPTESGRRLARTIASQLHGARELTIVGHTDALGRDDVNRRLGLRRAEAFAALLRHEGLGDTKVAVESAGETSPRVSNDTARGRQLNRRVEVTVRY
- a CDS encoding DUF354 domain-containing protein; translated protein: MRVWIDLTNSPHVLVLRPVIEDLRARGHEVDVTARDFAQTLGLCDRLGIAHTAIGHHRGERLPDKARGLASRTTALLRWARRVGGHPDGSRPFDVALGHGSNDVTVAAALLGVPSATAFDYEWATVQHQINCRLARAVVVPDVIPPARLAPYGATGKIRAYAGLKEEYYLADLEPDASVLDELGLDPSAPIAVVRTPPEVSLYHRFHNDRFAVVLDRLRAQGQVVVLPRTDAQRAELRDAGGFVIPERPIDGPSLVALADLVVSAGGTMNREAVALGTPVFTTFDGKPGAVDDALIAAGRLRRLEDPEEVRLAKRDRADADAARTRRDPRILTDLLLSAAG
- a CDS encoding DegT/DnrJ/EryC1/StrS family aminotransferase, producing the protein MAVPLFDPATALAPLRPQLHEALLRVADGGAFVLGPEVTAFEEEFAAWLGARHAVGVANGTEAITIALRALGVGPGDEVVVPSFTFWASAEAIPPTGATPVFCDVDPETMCVTPETVKAALTPRTKAVIAVHLFGNVAPVAEIRRETGLPVLEDAAQAAGSTLTADGDPTHPIARPGALGDVATFSFYPSKNLGAFGDGGAITTQDDAIAERVRTLRFHGSADKVDYVDIGYNSRLDELQAAVLRVLLPHVDDWAAHRAATHVRYHRAGLDELVAPPVAAPNATPAWHLYVVRSPRADELVAGLNARGIGARGYYRTPVHRQPPMARFLPGGGVDLPATDELARTHAAIPVSATITEEQVAEVVAAVGAVLA
- a CDS encoding undecaprenyl-diphosphate phosphatase, whose product is MSAPDRISPRRGLAAALLAGALHGPAEALPVSSSAHVAFVARLAAGRRGRRPADPELAKSVEVGAHAGTLAGLAVGLRREGGLVVRTALREPRLAARAALRIGVASLPAVLGALTCERLIEGHLGGDRAIAAGLAAGSVAMTLADARPADGRDWTDATLLDALAIGTAQSMALWPGVSRSGAVLTAARARGFSRAASGRISAALAVPVVGGATLLKLVRLSARLRAGTLDRGQVTVLTAVTATAAASGVLAAPTARRTLDGVPLAPFAAYRVALAGALAAADRRWRR